One window of Paenibacillus albicereus genomic DNA carries:
- a CDS encoding nitroreductase family protein, translating to MELQQAIRQRRSVGKVLDLPVEKEKIERILESAVWAPNHHHTEPWKFFVMTGEGRRVLGRAYANAALESLDGLEAGEKESRLSREEAKAMRAPVVIAVACSPSTNPRVIRSEELAAVHCAVQNMLLTACEEGLGAVWRSGEPMQHPSMKSAFGLKDGEELVGFVYLGYPGMNVPEGRRIAAKDKTFWMS from the coding sequence ATGGAGCTGCAGCAAGCGATCCGGCAGCGGAGAAGCGTCGGCAAGGTGCTGGATCTGCCGGTGGAGAAGGAGAAGATCGAGCGCATCCTGGAATCGGCGGTGTGGGCGCCTAATCATCACCATACGGAGCCATGGAAGTTTTTCGTCATGACGGGCGAGGGGCGGCGCGTGCTGGGGCGAGCTTATGCCAACGCGGCGCTGGAGTCGCTGGACGGACTGGAAGCCGGGGAAAAGGAATCGCGGCTGTCGCGCGAGGAAGCGAAAGCGATGCGCGCTCCTGTCGTCATCGCCGTGGCCTGCTCGCCCTCGACGAACCCCCGAGTCATCCGCTCGGAGGAGCTCGCGGCCGTGCATTGCGCCGTGCAGAACATGCTGCTGACGGCCTGCGAGGAAGGGCTCGGGGCTGTCTGGCGCAGCGGCGAGCCGATGCAGCACCCGTCCATGAAGTCGGCGTTCGGGCTCAAGGACGGGGAGGAACTGGTCGGCTTCGTCTACCTCGGCTATCCGGGCATGAACGTCCCGGAGGGTCGGCGCATCGCCGCCAAGGACAAGACGTTCTGGATGTCCTGA
- the purE gene encoding 5-(carboxyamino)imidazole ribonucleotide mutase, translating to MGASVGVIMGSKSDWETMKLACEVLDELGIAYEKRVVSAHRTPDLMFDYASSAAGRGLKVIIAGAGGAAHLPGMVASKTPLPVIGVPVKSSSLSGLDSLLSIVQMPAGIPVATVAIGAAGGANAGLLAAQMLGAFDPDVQARVQARRDAIREQVLASGEELL from the coding sequence ATGGGTGCAAGCGTAGGCGTCATCATGGGCAGCAAGTCGGATTGGGAGACGATGAAGCTCGCATGCGAGGTGCTGGACGAGCTCGGCATCGCCTACGAGAAGCGGGTCGTGTCCGCCCACCGGACGCCGGATCTGATGTTCGACTATGCCTCGAGCGCCGCCGGGCGCGGACTCAAGGTCATCATCGCGGGAGCCGGCGGAGCGGCCCATCTGCCCGGAATGGTCGCGTCCAAGACGCCTCTTCCGGTCATTGGCGTGCCCGTCAAGTCATCGTCGCTGAGCGGCCTCGACTCGCTGCTCTCGATCGTGCAGATGCCGGCCGGCATCCCGGTCGCCACGGTGGCGATCGGCGCGGCGGGCGGCGCCAATGCCGGCCTGCTGGCCGCCCAGATGCTGGGCGCCTTCGACCCGGACGTGCAGGCGCGCGTCCAGGCGCGGCGGGACGCGATCCGCGAGCAGGTGCTCGCGAGCGGCGAGGAGCTGCTGTGA
- the purK gene encoding 5-(carboxyamino)imidazole ribonucleotide synthase, whose translation MSAAGNKDAALGPGGAAVAPDQARVVRPGATVGVLGGGQLGRMLALAGSAMGYRFVALDPAEDGPAAQVGGSITAAYDDRAAARELAERCDVITYEFENVDAGVAAMLMEQSYVPQGSELLYTTQHRLREKRAVEAAGARVAPYAEIRSEDELREATARLGLPAVLKTATGGYDGKGQWVIRSEEEIPAAYAELSRTGADLVLEQFIRFAKELSVIAARSSLGEVRVFPPAENVHVDNILHLSIVPARVAPEVLAEAERLALRIVEGLGAVGLVAVELFLTEDGGLYVNELAPRPHNSGHYTMEACRTSQFEQHVRAVCGLPLGDPSLLSPVVMVNLLGQHVEPAVARLSAPDGEAERLGVAPKLHLYGKAEAKPGRKMGHVNVLAPDADAALAWIQGTGIWQAENDAIR comes from the coding sequence GTGAGCGCGGCCGGCAACAAGGATGCGGCGCTCGGTCCGGGCGGAGCGGCCGTCGCGCCCGATCAGGCGCGCGTCGTACGACCCGGCGCGACGGTCGGCGTGCTCGGCGGCGGCCAGCTCGGCCGCATGCTGGCGCTCGCCGGCAGCGCGATGGGCTACCGCTTCGTCGCGCTCGATCCGGCCGAGGACGGGCCTGCCGCCCAGGTCGGCGGCAGCATCACCGCGGCCTACGACGACCGCGCGGCGGCGCGGGAGCTGGCGGAGCGCTGCGACGTCATCACGTATGAGTTCGAGAACGTCGACGCCGGCGTCGCCGCGATGCTGATGGAGCAGTCGTACGTGCCGCAGGGCAGCGAGCTGCTTTACACGACGCAGCATCGCCTCCGCGAGAAGCGCGCCGTCGAGGCGGCGGGAGCGCGGGTCGCTCCCTATGCGGAGATCCGCAGCGAGGACGAGCTGCGCGAGGCGACGGCCCGGCTCGGGCTGCCGGCCGTGCTCAAGACGGCGACCGGCGGCTACGACGGCAAGGGCCAGTGGGTCATCCGCAGCGAGGAGGAAATTCCCGCCGCTTACGCGGAGCTGTCGCGGACGGGCGCCGATCTCGTGCTGGAGCAGTTCATCCGCTTCGCTAAGGAGCTGTCCGTCATCGCGGCGCGCAGCTCGCTCGGCGAGGTGCGCGTGTTCCCCCCGGCGGAGAACGTCCATGTGGACAATATCCTCCACCTGTCCATCGTGCCGGCCCGGGTCGCCCCCGAGGTGCTCGCCGAGGCGGAGCGGCTCGCGCTGCGCATCGTCGAGGGGCTAGGCGCGGTCGGCCTCGTCGCGGTCGAGCTGTTCCTGACGGAGGACGGCGGGCTGTACGTCAACGAGCTCGCGCCGCGCCCGCACAACAGCGGGCATTATACGATGGAGGCTTGCCGGACTTCGCAGTTCGAGCAGCATGTGCGGGCCGTCTGCGGCTTGCCGCTCGGCGATCCGTCGCTCCTGAGCCCGGTCGTCATGGTCAACCTGCTCGGCCAGCATGTCGAGCCGGCGGTCGCCCGGCTGAGCGCGCCGGACGGCGAGGCGGAGCGCCTCGGCGTCGCGCCCAAGCTGCATCTGTACGGCAAGGCGGAGGCCAAGCCGGGCCGCAAGATGGGCCATGTGAACGTGCTGGCGCCGGATGCGGACGCCGCGCTCGCCTGGATTCAGGGAACCGGCATCTGGCAGGCGGAGAACGACGCGATACGATAA